The Oncorhynchus tshawytscha isolate Ot180627B linkage group LG05, Otsh_v2.0, whole genome shotgun sequence genome includes a window with the following:
- the LOC112235303 gene encoding transmembrane emp24 domain-containing protein 10-like, translated as MARFAALLLLPVLIESVFSISFFLPVNSRKCLREEIHKDVLVTGEYDINDESNTKTNLKITDSSGHILYLKEDATKGKFAFTTEDYDMFEVCFESKSPMGTGRVPDQLVNLDMKHGVEAKNYEEIAKVEKLKPLEVELRRLEDLSESIVNDFAYMKRREEEMRDTNESTNTRVLYFSIFSMCCLIGLATWQVFYLRRFFKAKKLIE; from the exons ATGGCTCGGTTCGCTGCCTTACTGCTTTTACCTGTTCTCATTGAATCTGTAttttctatttctttctttctaccTGTAAATTCAAGAAAATGTCTACGGGAAGAGATTCACAAAGACGTGCTCGTCACGGGGGAGTATGATATCAACGACGAGTCCAACACTAAAACCAACCTGAAG ATCACAGACTCATCGGGACACATCCTCTACTTGAAGGAAGATGCAACGAAAGGGAAGTTTGCCTTCACAACAGAAGATTATGACATGTTTGAAGTGTGCTTTGAGAGCAAGTCACCAATGG GAACTGGGAGAGTCCCCGACCAGCTGGTTAATCTGGACATGAAGCACGGTGTAGAGGCTAAGAACTACGAGGAG ATCGCCAAGGTGGAGAAGCTGAAGCCCCTGGAGGTGGAGCTAAGGCGGCTGGAGGACCTATCGGAGTCCATCGTCAATGACTTTGCctacatgaagaggagagaggaggagatgagggataCCAACG AGTCCACCAACACACGTGTCCTGTACTTCAGCATCTTCTCTATGTGCTGTCTGATCGGCTTGGCCACCTGGCAGGTCTTCTACCTGCGACGTTTCTTCAAGGCAAAGAAGCTCATTGAGTAG